Proteins encoded in a region of the Takifugu flavidus isolate HTHZ2018 chromosome 8, ASM371156v2, whole genome shotgun sequence genome:
- the b4galt3 gene encoding beta-1,4-galactosyltransferase 3 has product MACCGRSLDSPCTLALLVGFQFAFVLYFSLGGFKGLVSVLVHTTEPEFDYSRPHDVYTNLSHLGALPPPPRNSSVGATATGLPLKDCQLPSPLLVGPVSVHLSSPLSLEEIRQRNPLVLPGGRYRPPDCEPRHHTAIVVPYRNRQSHLRALLYHLHPFLQRQQIHYSIYIVQQWGNSTFNRAKLLNVGVREALRDEDWSCIFLHDVDLLPENDHNIYTCHKQFPTHLSVAMDKFRYRLPYTQYFGGVSAVTPEQYMKMNGFPNHYWGWGGEDDDIAARVRLSGMKIIRPPVAIGHYKMIKHKGDRGNEQNPRRFDLLKRTRLNWRSDGLNSLTYELLSKSLEPLYTNITVNIGEDPRLPHKGPIPVKSPTPVQQQNTSKSDSTVSLAKKRQIKAAAAVNLTVIKAGGKKPESLQLKANRTAREMTNRV; this is encoded by the exons ATGGCGTGCTGCGGCCGCTCTCTGGACTCCCCATGCACACTGGCCTTGTTAGTGGGCTTCCAGTTTGCATTTGTCCTCTATTTCTCCCTCGGGGGCTTCAAGGGCCTCGTGTCAGTCCTGGTGCACACCACGGAGCCAGAGTTCGACTACTCTCGGCCGCACGACGTCTACACCAACCTCAGTCATCTTGGAGCGCTGCCTCCCCCACCTCGGAACTCCAGCGTCGGAGCAACCGCTACTGGACTGCCCCTCAAAGACTGCCAGCTCCCCTCGCCGCTGCTGG TGGGACCCGTGTCCGTCCATCTCTCCTCGCCGCTGTCTCTGGAGGAGATCCGACAGAGAAACCCGCTGGTATTACCGGGGGGACGTTACAGGCCTCCAGACTGTGAGCCCCGCCACCACACTGCTATAGTGGTGCCATACCGGAACCGGCAGTCCCACCTCCGTGCTCTCCTTTATCACCTCCACCCTTTCCTGCAGAGACAGCAGATCCACTACAGCATCTATATAGTGCAGCAG TGGGGGAACAGCACTTTTAACCGGGCGAAACTGCTGAACGTCGGAGTGCGGGAGGCCCTCAGAGACGAGGACTGGAGCTGCATCTTCCTGCACGACGTCGACCTGCTGCCTGAAAATGACCACAACATCTACACCTGCCACAAGCAGTTCCCCACGCATCTGTCAGTGGCCATGGACAAGTTCCGATACAG GTTGCCATACACTCAGTATTTTGGTGGAGTGTCTGCAGTCACCCCAGAACAGTACATGAAGATGAACGGCTTCCCTAATCACTACTGGGGTTGGGGTGGAGAAGACGATGACATTGCTGCCAG AGTCCGCCTGTCTGGCATGAAGATTATACGCCCCCCTGTGGCCATCGGTCATTACAAGATGATCAAGCATAAAGGAGACAGAGGCAACGAGCAGAACCCACGCAG ATTTGACCTTCTGAAAAGGACCAGGCTCAATTGGCGCTCCGACGGCCTAAACTCCCTCACCTACGAGCTCCTCTCCAAATCGCTGGAGCCTCTGTACACGAACATCACCGTCAACATTGGAGAAGACCCCCGCCTGCCTCATAAAGGACCCATCCCAGTGAAATCCCCAACCCCTGTTCAGCAACAAAACACCAGCAAGAGCGACTCCACAGTCAGTCTGGCCAAGAAGCGCCAGATCAAGGCGGCCGCGGCGGTGAATCTGACCGTGATCAAGGCGGGAGGCAAAAAACCAGAATCGCTTCAGCTGAAGGCGAATCGGACGGCGCGGGAGATGACGAATAGGGTGTAA
- the bgnb gene encoding biglycan b, which translates to MWPHYPLLLWLCAVRLLSPSSALPFEQRGFWDFTMDSLEKGEMMTMIRDEEEGSTPTEPTSVPTFATCPFGCQCHLRVVQCSDLGLTEVPQNIPLDTKFLDLQNNRIQEIKENDFKGLTNLYALSLRNNLIQKVHPKAFLPLKHMQKLYFSKNLLPTVPKNLPPSLVELRIHENRIKKVAAGAFSGLGSMNCIEMGANPIHNSGFEPGAFKGLKLNYLRISEAKLTGVPKDLPDSLQELHLDHNEIQAVELEDLSRYKNLIRLGLGFNHIRNIENGSLDYLPRLRELHLDNNRLTRVPTGLPDLKYLQVVYLHSNNIDQVGVNDFCPRGFGMKRVFYNGISLFSNPVNYWEVQPATFRCVTDRLAIQFGNYKK; encoded by the exons ATGTGGCCACATTACCCCCTCCTGCTGTGGCTCTGTGCGGTCCGACTGCTCTCCCCGTCCTCGGCCCTGCCCTTCGAGCAGAGGGGCTTCTGGGACTTCACCAtggacagcctggaaaagggaGAGATGATGACAATGATAAGGGACGAGGAAGAAGGCTCCACCCCGACAGAGCCCACCTCTGTACCCACCTTCGCCACCTGCCCCTTCGGCTGCCAATGTCACCTCAGGGTCGTCCAGTGCTCCGACCTCG GTCTGACTGAGGTGCCACAGAATATTCCTCTGGACACGAAGTTTTTGGATCTGCAGAACAACCGAATTCAAGAGATCAAAGAGAACGACTTCAAGGGCCTGACTAACTTATAT GCTCTCTCCCTGAGGAATAACCTTATCCAAAAAGTGCACCCCAAAGCATTTTTGCCCCTCAAGCACATGCAGAAACTTTATTTCTCCAAGAATCTGCTGCCTACTGTCCCCAAGAATCTGCCACCTTCCCTGGTTGAGTTAAGGATCCATGAAAACCGCATCAAGAAGGTGGCGGCCGGAGCCTTCTCGGGGCTGGGCAGCATGAACTGCATAG AAATGGGAGCAAACCCCATCCACAACAGTGGTTTTGAGCCTGGAGCCTTCAAGGGACTAAAGCTGAATTATCTGCGCATATCAGAGGCTAAGCTGACCGGGGTGCCAAAAG ATCTTCCAGACAGTCTTCAAGAGCTTCACCTTGATCACAACGAGATCCAGGCTGTGGAACTGGAGGATTTGAGCCGCTACAAAAACCTCATTAG GTTGGGACTCGGCTTTAATCACATTCGTAACATTGAGAACGGCAGCCTGGATTACCTCCCCAGACTGAGAGAGCTCCATTTGGACAACAACCGGCTCACACGTGTCCCCACAGGCCTCCCAGATCTGAAATACCTACAG GTGGTGTACCTCCACTCCAACAACATCGACCAGGTGGGGGTGAATGACTTCTGCCCTCGCGGATTCGGGATGAAGAGGGTGTTCTACAATGGCATCAGCCTGTTCTCTAACCCCGTCAACTACTGGGAGGTGCAACCCGCCACTTTCCGCTGTGTCACAGACCGGCTGGCCATACAGTTTGGCAACTACAAAAAGTAG